One genomic region from Phaseolus vulgaris cultivar G19833 unplaced genomic scaffold, P. vulgaris v2.0 scaffold_13, whole genome shotgun sequence encodes:
- the LOC137816928 gene encoding uncharacterized protein, which translates to MTSPTNVKEVQQLTGRMATLSHFLSTSEDKGYHYFQCLKKNNRFVWISEYEEAFTKLKEYLASPPVLAKPIPGTPIRLYFAITNREINSVLLQDQDKVLKAIYFVSKVGWSVGRWNYPSLTYSMNHRGWLRVKYTLFHGKNSSKDSKPDSNDFRWVLSVDGFSNQQGSGVGVILEGLSELLIEQALRFAFKVSNNQAKYEALIAGMLLAKELGARSLLVKSDSLFVTGKITDEYQAKDPQVTSYLRYVQILRSAFSVFNLVHVPRDLKEDQPRSTIWRS; encoded by the exons ATGACGAGCCCGAccaatgtgaaggaggtgcaacaactaACCGGGCGCATGGCCACCCTCTCTCATTTTTTGTCTACTAGTGAAGACAAGGGGTACCACTATTTCCAATGTCTTAAGAAGAACAATCGTTTTGTGTGGATTAGTGAATACGAGGAAGCTTTCACCAAGTTGAAAGAATACTTGGCCAGTCCCCCTGTTCTTGCTAAGCCAATTCCAGGTACCCCTATTCGACTTTATTTTGCGATTACAAATCGGGAAATCAACTCAGTCCTTTTGCAAGATCAGGATAAAGTCCTTAAGGcaatttattttgtgagtaag GTCGGATGGTCCGTTGGGCGGTGGAATTATCCGAGTTTGACATATAGTATGAACCACAGGGGCTGGTTAAGGGTCAAGTATACGCTATTTCATGGTAAAAATTCGTCTAAGGACTCCAAACCCGATTCaaatgactttcgttgggtccTTTCAGTAGATGGATTCTCCAATCAACAAGGGAGTGGAGTTGGGGTCATTTTAGAAGGGTTAAGCGAGCTTCTAATCGAGCAAGCCCTTAGGTTTGCGTTTAAAGTGAGCAACAATCAAGCCAAGTACGAGGCCTTGATAGCGGGGATGTTGCTAGCCAAGGAGTTGGGAGCTCGAAGCTTGCTAGTCAAAAGTGACTCATTGTTTGTCACCGGGAAAATAACAGACGAGTATCAGGCCAAGGACCCACAGGTAACTTCATACCTCAGGTACGTGCAGATCTTGAGATCAGCTTTCTCTGTGTTTAATCTTGTTCATGTTCCTAGAGACTTGAAGGAGGATCAGCCGAGGTCGACTATATGGAGGTCTTAG